The genome window TGGACAGAGGAAAAGGGAAGGCAGGACTTTGCTGCAGAGCTGTGGGATGAATGTAGTTCTTCCCTGGGCAGCCTGGGAGTGGGAAGGTCAGAATGACTCATGTGGCCTTCAGGATCAAGCCAACCAGGATTTAGGGACAACCCAAGAGGTCTTTAGCCCTCTGGCGTAATTTAGACATGTTTTGGAAGAGTACGAGCTCCATATCCGAGATGAGATTTAAGACTTTCAGTGCAGATAGTACAAGCCATTTCTTCAGGGTTCCTCTGGGGGCAGCTCCTTCATGAGGTCCCACCTCCGGGGAGGGGCACAGGGCTCTAGATAGTAAGCACTTAAGGCAAACAGTGGATGGCACCAACTTTTAAAGGTGACTCTATTAATCAATGGCTTCAcctctaaattatatttttacagaTATGCACCTATGCAACTTAACGTGGCTCTTCTAAGCAGGTGAGGACTTCCTCCTCAATGctctctataaaaattatttgtgttcTATATAGTGAGTTTTACCAGTAAATGTGgcttaatattttaattcttagaATGTGTCTTCTCTACGTGATGCGactaaattctgttttgtttgtggAATGACTAGCACAGGCcgactccctctctccctcacttAACAAAAGACCAATGAGCTGTTAATCGAGCTGTTATCTCCATGGTATTACTTGCTAAATGCACTGATTTCTTAAGTATGTGGAATCCTTTTCCTTTTGAATCTGTATATCATATATAAGACTGAATCTACTTAATAAACACTGAACAACAAACGGAATGCTCTGCTTCCACTGTGTCCTATCAACAGCAGCACTGCCTGCCACTTCTCATCCTTCCTCATCTAGTTGGGCACCGAAACATCTTTCTACTAGTAGATTCCACCTTTTCCTAGCCAATAGTATGGCACACAGAAGGTCCTCAGTACATTTTCTAGAACAAAtaaacctgtaattccagcacctcaTCTGttagaaagggaaggaaatgaaCCTTTCCCAGGTGCCCTTCAGCTGCTGAGCACAGGCAGAACTCTCATGCACTGTTTTAAATCTCAGCCCCCTTATCTGCCACGTGCAGACACAGAGGCACACGGGGTACACGCCTTGCTGAAATTCAGTGACCAGCAAAAAACTTGTAGCTTTTCCACAACCTCTCACCCTAGCACATGGGCAACTGACTGAAACCAAATTCTCGTAACAATCCCTAAGCGCTAATTTGGAAAACTGAGCAAACATGATCCCTGGTTCTGAACCTTCAGTGCTGAACTTTCCATTCTATGCAAAACCCTGGATCCCACCGTGAAGGAAACAAAAGGGCTGCTTTTCCCAAAGATACTTATTTGTGCTAATGTTTTTTCATCCTGTATGTATGGTTTAGGTTAAGCTTTAAGGAAAAATTGTAGGAATATGGCTGGGAACAAACGTGATCATGGATTTAAAAACAACTTAGGCATGTTAAAAGCATACATTTGACTgctaaaattgtgtgtgtgtatatatatacacacacacacatttatggcAGTTCTTATTAAaaccttgatttttaaataacgACATAAGAATCCTTTTTCTCATAGAAATTCTGTGCAGTAgccaaatatataaaatggagaAGGGCATGATTTTGGGGGCTGAGACTCACTGAGAGACAGAAGACGACGGCCCTTGACACTTTCCTTTTGCTGAAGGGCAGCAAATCCTCAGTTAATACCACggaaattccttctcctgcctaaaaTGATCACCACTGAGACTCCTCAAACTATTAAGACTATTAGAAACCCACAACCTGGGATAACAGCTCCAGAACACGGACCCCGCTGGCCTGCTGGCCAGCCCCGCAAACACTTACCTCCTTCCACAGGAAATACTGCAGTCCACCAGAGCACTGAGATTCCCAGGAGAAATTGCCTGAGGGCAGAAAAGTGCTACCTTATTCTAGTCTAGCTTCTTTAAATGGGGTTCCACACCACTGTTGTTAACAGTGGATAAAAGACTTCATCAAATGGGAATGTCCCCTCAGAAGAGTGAACTAAAATGTATTCAATGACAAAACAGGCAAACCTCCCTTcatgaaaaacaggaaaacatgCATATGCTATTTTTCCAACTTAAAACGCACTAGGGAAGCTTAGTAGTtacatttctttgcaagaagaatcttTGCAAAATCCTATCTTCCCTTAATTGATCTTCTGTATAAACACAGATTTTATTAGGTTTATTCTcagccagtggttcttaaacaAAGGGCGCCAGCTGCCTAAGGAGCTGGTAAATCCTGACACAGTATGCAAAACTTTGtgaggccaggtgtgctggcgggaagatcacttgaggccaggagttcaacactagtctgggcaacagtctctacaaaaaattttaatattagctgggtgtggtggcacgtgcctgtagcctgagctacttgggaggatgaggtggaaggatcactggagctcaggagttcgaggttacagtgagctatgatcacgccactgcactccagcctgaaaagAGTGAgagtctgcaaaaaaaaaaaccccaaaaaactttGTATGTGCATTCCATGGGGGGAGAGTTCCCAAAAAAAGGTTAAGACTCACCCATATCAGGTAACACAGCACTGACAACTGTTGTTCTCACAGGGCGTTCGTCTATGGCTTGCAGTAGAGATGTTCATTTTAGGCTTTCAAATTGACCAGAGACAAGAGGAAGCATGGGGGTGTTGTCCAATTTTGGAGCAATCTCCAAAGTTCCACATCCTGCCCCTTCCATGGCTTCAAACAACACCCACACATGAGGGCAACACAGCTTGGGTCCCCTCCTCTCAGGGAGACAGGGCAGGCAGATGCTTTGGCCATCAAGACCCCTGATGGATGCAGGCGGCTCTATTTAGCatgcacacatacgcacacacccCTCTAACACAGTCTTACAGCAGGCTGGATAGCAAATAAATGACACCTTGCCAGGCCAGTACCATTCTTCTTGtattctgaaacattatttcccTTGTCCTTTGGACCATAAGCAAAATAAGCCTTCCTGACCAAATATTCAGTCTAAACTCAGGACTACACTCAACCTTTGGTCAGGTCTGTGGCCTGAGACCAAAAGCCAGGGTCCAAAGTGACTTCACAGACTGCATCACCCCTCAGCGCAGTGGGCACAAGGCCTACATCCTGACAGCTCCTTTCTGGAGCAAGAGTGAAGTAGGTGGCAGTAGCTGTATAAATTTCTACTATAAGTTCATCTAACAATTGTCTTGGCCTGCTGTGAACTAATAGTCATTATGTGCTAGGTGGCAGGCACTAACAACCTCAGGAAGTAGGAACTATTATACCCATTCACAGATGAGAGTTGGGAGCGTGGTTGAATAACATGGCCCAAGAACACAGAGCTGGCACGTCGCAGAGGCTGTACTCTAGGAACTCACTACACTATTCTGCCTCCCTGAGGAGAGGCAACAGGCATTGGAAGGTCCCGATCTGGGACCGTAATGCATTCTGAGCTCATTCTGAGCTCCTGCAGACATTAAGTGGGTAAACGGATTCTGTGACACAAGGACATATCACCACCACCAGGCAGTTGCTCAGTCACCACAGGGCCTCTGAACCATCAATTCTCAAAACTGCATGTCGATCAAACGACAGCAATACAAAATGGCAGCTTGAACTCCCCAAAGGATATCCCACCACAAAGTTTTTCCTCCAACTCAcaggaaaaaattaatgaatatatgTTTAAACTTCCATCATTTTGCGCTTTTGGCTTATTTATATAcgaataaaattatttctgataagcACAAAGTCAATGTATTTACGTACTCTAGAGACGTCCGAGGACTTCTCAATCAAGAAGTCAATCCCTGAAGCACGTCATCTACTCAGGCTCACTCAACTAGCATCAGACACCCCACTCTGGGCCAGCACCTTCCTCTGCCACCAGAGGTGCTTGTGGTTAAGGTTTTCCAAGGTCAGAGCTAGTCACCCTCCCACAGAAGACCCCTAACCATTAGGAAGCCACTTGGCAACCTCAAGCTCAGTGAAGCTGTTTGGACGAGTTGCTGCAGAGGGATGTCACAGTTTGTGACTCGCACTCCCAAGGGGAAACATTCTCATTGCTCTCAGTAGATTGCTGACTGCAGTCTATGTGGTGAAGTCCGCCAAGTCATGAACAGCTAAAGACCAGTGAAGCTGCCAAGTCATTCCTTTTGGACTAACCTCCCAAAAGAAGAGCTCCAAGTATAAGAACAGTAGCTCCAGAGCCAAGGTGAGGAGAGCTGGCGTCTACCCCTTCCCTTCCAGCTCAGCACTCCAGCTGACCTTCCCACACCAGCAAGGCAGCCACAGATGACTGAGACCACAACTGCAGGTTGTACGGGTTTATTGTTCCAATACCACAAGAGACATACAGAAGCAGTGCTTTCTCTGGGCAGCCCCATGGACCAGATCAGTGTCAAACTGTACCCTTGAGTGTCCCCAAAGGTTCCAGCGGAGGGAAGAAGAGGACTGGACATGCTTGGGCCCCTGTTCCCGGTCTTTGGTAAACAGACGCTTAAGTTGACAACTTGGACTTGGCCAATACTGCATTCTAAATCACCATATCATTCCCAACTTGTCACTCATGCTTCAGATGACGAAAATGCCacatcaaatgagaaaaaaaccttTCAGATAACATAAGACTTGAAGTCATACAAATTTGATACTTGACCTAAATTAAGCAAGAACCCTCAACTCTGTAATAAGTCGAAATACAAGATATAAGGCAGGAAACAAGGcaagggaaaaacacacacagggGCATCTACTTGCTGGAAACATGTTGGGAGAGAGGCAGGAGCAGGCATGGCTTTGTTTCTTCCCAAACCTGCCTGATGTCAAAAGTACGTCAAAAGGAGCCTCACGGTCCCAGGAGAGCATGGTCCCAGGTATTGCTGTGACAGGTGGTAACCCTGGAGCCAGATCTGGAAGGCCTTCCTGGGGGCTGCCCAGGGAATTCACCCATGAATCCAGAAGCACTTAACACTGGTGGTGGTGATTTGTCACATATGGCAGCGAGCAGCCATTAAGACTGTAGGAGGAGAGATGTGAAAAGCAAGATGCGTTTGCTCGGTGGCGTGTGGGCAGGCTGACTGTGGCTCTGCAGGCTGCAGCAGGTCCAGCCGGTGACCCGACAGGGCATCAGGCAACCTGGCAGGTCACAAGTCAATCATTTCACCCTCACGTCGAGCAGCACAGCACTCAGTGGCTCTGACAACAGGTGTAGAGAAGGAGATTACACCACTTTAATGCAATGATGCTGAAGATGTAAAATTAGGAAGAGACGTTCACGTTCTCTGTACAATACATCCATTTACAGAATCAGCCAGTACTGTGTACAACATATAAATACATGTTAAAACATTAGAGGTGCATAGAGCATACTTACAGAAGCCAAAAAGTTCACTTTATACATCcaagaataaagagttaaaaatataaaaataagaaacacacACCGCTTTGAAATGTAAAATGACTTTCACATACACAGGTGCGTGGAGATGCCCACTCCCATAGGGTCCAAAGTGACAGGGAGGATGTCAAGCAGAGGAATTCACCTGCAAACGTCTGGACGGCTGACTCACAAGGTCTACAGATGGCATTTTCATAGGAAAGACAACCCTATTCCCCAACCCCATTGTCCAAGCAGAGCTATTCAAGGTTCCAAATGATCCTGTGGGTTAGTGGATCACACTGAGACAGAAAAGTTCCAAATTTGCTTCAGCAACAGAACCAAGGTCAAACTTGCTCCGTCAACTGGCAAATGACTCAACTGTGACCCTAAGGTCAGCAGGTGCACCAGCCCCCTGGTGGGCAATGCTGGGAGTTACTTTAACCCTGTGCTGGCTTCTTTCCTGGCCATCAACTCCCCAaagtagcagaagaaaagatggcAGGGAGGGGGCAGTGGAAGACTGGCATTTCTACTTAGTTCAGGTAGGTTAACTCCCTTGGTGGAGAACGCAACCTTCTTGCTTCAGTTTCAAGTCCCTCTGGGAGTCAGGCagtccccccaccccctgcaaccCCACTCCGTGCCACATCAGGCTGTGTCTTGCAGGAGAGCTCAGGCTGGCTGGCCTTGGGCAGCCCAATGGGTTATACCCAGGAAACCCCTCCAGCAAGACCAGAAGGGTCACCAAGTGACAGAGGGCTTTAGCAGTATAAATTTTGGGGGAAGGCAAGAGTGCTCCTGCCTAAAAAGAGTATTGTATCAATGATATTCTGTATACAGATTTAAGATCAATCATTATCAAAATACACACACTAAATATACAATGTTTCCCATGGCCATAATTTATTATCTCACCACAAGGCACAATACACAGAGCTTTGAGGGTCCAATACAGTCATCGTGACAGAACGCACCGCAGCCTTGGCACATGATCATGGCTTTCAGGCTGCACGCACACTGGAGCGAGATGCTTTCCACCGTGCTGCTGTCAGTGAACATTTGCAAGGAAAGGGATGCACTGTGGCTCGCACCAAAGTTTGCTTTGTGGCTCAGCTGCACCACACTTCCAGCAAGGCCTTTGGGAAAGGTGGGAGAGCTAGAGGAATAATTAAAGCTGGTGGAACTCAGTTGGAGTTTAGAAAGCTTCCCATAAAATGCCTGCTTGATGCTGAGttgggaggggagagaagaaggCTCCAGAGGCTCACTGAGCCCTTTTCCTGGCTCTCGGGGTAATTTCCAGAAGGGCAAGTCCATGACAAAGGGCATCCCTTGCAAGTGACCCATCAGTTCCAGAGGACTATGCCCAGTAGCTTTCCTGTTCTCGGCATTTGCCTTAAGAGGACCCCCCACAAAAGTCTTCTCATTCTTGACGCTGCCAACAGAGGCATGTGGCTTTGGAGCCCAGTCTTCCCTTGGAGTCTGTACCCCACCAGACATGGAGTTTGTGCTTGGTCCCAACTTCCCACTGGGAAAAACTGGAGGGATCTCAGCAGGCAGAGACATCGGGTCCGCAGGCCTGGGGCGCTGAAGGGTTGCAGCCACATTCCCAGAGCCAAAAAGCTTCTTCCCTTGGCCTGTAACATTGCTCTGATCACCCAGGGCCCGACCTGTCTGCTCTGGACCAAAGGAGATCACATTTGGAGATGAGAAACGAGGTGTTCTCGAGGTAGCAAGATCTCCTGGGCTCTTGCCTGGAGCAGCATTTGAATTACTGTCCTGTGACATGGCACAGACTTCCTTCTGATCTTCACAACTAAAGGAAGAGAACTGCTCTTTGGAATCCATTTCTTCCAGTTTCCTAGAGGATGTAATGGGATTTGTCACTGGATGGAGAGAGTCAAAACTTGGGACTGCTCTAGAATTCTTTTGGGGTGCTCCAGGAGCCTGGGTGGCCTCAATCCTGGCAAGACCAGTGCCTGTTTCACAGCTATCTGGTAGAAGAGGCTCCTTCAAAGCCCTTAAAGAACTGGGGCTGCTTCCACCAACCATGCCACTGTTTTTTCCAAGACCATGTAAAGATCCCATGCGCAGGGAGCCATGGCTCTGCTCTTTTGTAAGTGGTACTTGTGGGGATTCTGACATGCTGTCATTGTGGGCTGGTGGAAGAACTTTCTCTAGGGGCAAGTTACCTTGCAGCAACTGCATCACAAGTGAGTTAGTGGCCTCCACTGAGGACCCAGGCCTGGACAGGCACACGGCTCTTGGCTGGTACTCAGTATTGGCCAGCAGTAGGGAATCTGGGATCTTTTGGCGGACTGCACATACTCGAGACACCCAGCTCTGAGAAGCAACCATCCCATCTGTCCTTGTAACCAGACACAGGTCACCATTCACCTTGGACAGTGAGGCAGATTGGTTCCAATTGGGTTTCTCATCCTTGTCCACCGAAGATCCCTTTGTCACTGCAGCTTCACTAGTGTCAGCCTCACTGCTGTCCTCCGTGAGGTGACCTTCAAAGTCAGAGGCTGTATCTGTGGACTCACTGTGAGGACTCAGTGCTTCAGAGTCTCCGTTGATTTTCAGCTTTTCAATGTCCACCTGTTGACAGTAACTGCCAGTGCTGTCATTGCCTCCTCGAGATGGCACAGTCCAGAGTGAAGTAAGGCTGTCAGGAGGATCTAGACCCTCCTCGGCTGTCAAATCCCCAGGCAATGCAGGAGGGGTGGGAGCAGCTTTCTCCCACTCCTCTCCAACCTGGGGCTCAACAGATGGTACATGTTCTCTGGATTCTGGTTCAGGCTGTTTCACTACCTCATCATTTGATGAGATGGGTATCCAATGCACAGAACTGTTAGAAATGAGAGCCTTGGTTTTCAAGTTTTCTTGTCTAGTATCACTTTCCCTCATAggagggcatgagccaccaagccctaATTCGTCATCAAATGGTCTGTTCTGCAGGCAATCAGTCGGTGAGGATTCAGGTGTGGAACTGGGGGTCACATTTACAGGATCCTTCATAGTGGGATGACTGTCAAGAGCTTGGCCAGTTCCTTTCTCTAATGTATCATCTCCCACTAGAGACGGAATAAGACCATTGTCTGCGAGAACGGTGGGTCCTCGCTCTTCATCATCACTTTCCCAGGAAGTGGTGCCAGACTCACATTCAGTTCTAACATCCGGATGCAACTGAGGCTGCTCCACTAATCTCTCAGCTACTGAGGTTTGGGAGGACAGTGGGGGCAAGGCCTGGCATGGCTGGTCCCCAGTGGGAGCAATGGGGAGTTGGGAGGCATCTCCTAGCCCATCTGTAAGTCCAACTGTAGCCCTCTGTAGTAGGCAGCTTTCCTCCTTTCTCAGAGAAGGCAGGTCCTCTCTCCTAGCTCTGGACATGGCAGTTCCAGCCTGGGTATGCTCCCCATTTAGAGGATAAGGCGGCAGTAGTTGTGTTCGCTGTAGATCTGACGTACACTTTCCATGGGTGCTCGGGCCTCCCCTGGGCTCAGAGTGGCCACAGgcctcaccaccatcaccactgctgCCGCCTCTGCCACCTCCCTCATCGGTGGCCCCGCCGCCACCTCCACCCGGGCCACCCCCCCCTCCGATGGCAGTGGTGGCCGCCTCTCTATGGCAGTGGTGACCTCTCGCCCCTCGGACCTGCAGAGCACGGGCTTTAATGTCTGCGAGGGTCCTGGCGCCAGTCCAACCCCGGCAGGAGGACTCCGTGGTGGGGATGATCCGGGGGCATATCTGGTAAGTGGGCTGACCTTTAACCACCCAGGGTGGTTTGATACGTGAAAGTTGAATCtgcaaaaaaagaattagaaaacagtTTTAACTGACTGGGTGATCTGACCTAGGGACTGTAAAGCAAAACTAGGATTCTAGTAGCTTAAGGGTCACGACATACAGAATCAAATAATTTccttaaaacaatgaaatcataGTAAAATGGCTGCCATAACACACCATTCAGAGAAGATTCTGCTCAAGGGCTGTTATATGCCACACTTCTAAATTTAATTTCTGGTGGGACTGTGTGAGTCACTACAGCAAAGAATCTAACACCatcttaaaaagattttaaaacccCAAAGGATTTTGACCTCTCAAGATAACTTCAACAGAGTGAACAAAAAAGTGAGGAAGAAAAGAACCTATCTCACTAAACTTGAAGGCTGTCTCAAGCAAACCTCTCATAAAAAGCTCTACATTCCCACATAATTAACTTCAGGGCCCCAGAGTTAAGGGCTCTATAATCTCATGACCCTCAAAGAAAACCTGGCTCCAGGGCAGCCAGGAATCAAACAGTCTCCTACCCGGATGGGCGGGACTTTGGGCTCCTCTTTAGTGGGCTGTGGCTTTTCGGTGTGAACACTTTCAATTGTGTTACGAAAGGACTGACGATCTTCAAGCCGGGGCTTCTTTTCGGGAAAGGATGCAGAGGCCGCCTGCTCAAAGGATTTCCTCTTCTGATCCTTGGGTTCCTGATCCACAGTTTCCTGAGGCAGGCTAGGAATTCTGTCTGGAGATGCAGAGGCACGTGCCAAGTTGTCTGGCTCAGCCTGGATCCAAGAAGCCACAGACTCAACTGGGAATCTGGGACCCTCCGGGTcaggtgctgcagaggatgtgcctggcacatggggaCTGCTCAGCCCTGCTGGGTCAGTCTTAGCCTCCCCATCCTTGTAGAGGGGAACATCTGAGGCCACAGATTTTGCATCCTTAGCAACCCCTGCTTGTTCTGGCTCCTGTTTTTTGTATAGATTCCTTCTGGCTCTGGTTCGGAGATCTGGCCGAGAGCGTTTCTTAAAATGCCCATCTCGCTGTCGGGTGGCTGGACCACGCTGTGTACGCACTGATTCTCCTGGGACACACAAGCCACTTTTGATTTCAGCCTCCTCCTGGCCCACATTCTGCTGCAATGACTCTTCTTTGGTCAAACCCAGcctgcaaatcaaaatcacagccATCAGTTTCAAGCCAGAGTGGACATGTCTGTTTTATTTCTATGAATAATATGGACCCAGAAACACAAGATATCTCAGAACAAAATAAATCTGCGTGGTGCACAATCTAACCATGGAAAAACTTCTGTTAGCTTCACTATGAATGGCATTAAGATAAATCTCCACATTCTTGTCCAACACATAAGTATACACTATTTTGAGACCATCTACCTCTATCCCCTCAAAACCCCAGACCAGGACTCATAGCTCCAACTGCCTTACTTCTGTCCATAGTAGTCTTCAAAGAACTTTTCTTTCCATTGTTccaccttcttttccttctccatttcCTGTCGTATCCTGACTTGCATCTCATGAGTAAATTCGCCTAGGGAGAAATAAACCTCTTCTAGTAAGTGCATTCGGGATAGTAATGTCTGTCTTATGGACAGCTGAATCTCCCAGTTTTAAAACAACACGTCTCTTCTAAAGGCTCTCTCACATCATGCTCTTATAGGGACAGAGCTAACACGTCTACTATAAGGGAAATTCACTCTTCCTTAAAGTGAGACCAAGCAACTCCTTGAtcgaaaaagcaaaacaacaaaagaacCATTCTTATTTCCTGTGTAGATAAAAAGTTAACATAGTAGGTAGGCCTGACTGTTTACTCTTAGAAAGGCCTACTTAAAAGAACAGCCCTTGGCTGACATCTGGGAACTTAGATTTCAGGAGGGTTACCAACCACCCTAACTGATATGAGTTGTTCACTGTGCCTCAATTGTTTATGCAAACAATATGGCTTATGCTGAACACCTGCCTTCCTTTTGGGAATCTGGAATCTGGGTATGTGCCAAGCAGTGGCTTCCTACATGATCAGCCCTTGATAAAAACCCTGGGCACCAAGTCTTTAACAGGTTTCCCTAGTAGACATTTCATACATGTTGTCAGAACTTGTTACTGGGGAATTAAATGTGTCCTGTGTGACACCACTGAGAGAGGACCTTGGAAGCCAACACATGGTTTCCCCTGGACCTCACCCCACGTGCCTCTCCATCTGCTGATTTTACTTTGTATTCTTCTGCTGTAATAAACCGCAGCCCTGTACACATAACTATATGCTGAGTCCTGCTAGCAAATCATCAAACCTAGGGGCATTCTTAGAGCCCTCTCAACACTTTCCccacaaaattaaattaatagaCGCTAACAATCACTCCAAGTGACAATGCCTAAAAAGACAGAGCATGGTGGAGCTTGTCAACTCCACAGTGTACTTTCCTCCACCCTTCCAGACGATGCCATGATTACTGGAATAGGCGTTTATAGTTCTAATGATAAACAGGAGATGATGAAtgagtatatacatacaatatagtGAAAGTCTAAATCTAAACACCCCGTTATTTCTTCAGAGCTGTGTGGCATATTAATACCCACCACATTTATTAGTAATGAGGAAAGCCTGTCTTACACTAAATAACCCTTTGAGAAGAGCGAGCTTGGGTTTTAAATACCAGGAGACATGCAACACCACATGACAGGTGCATCACAAGCCGTCCGAGATGATCAAGTCTACATACCATCAGCCAGGCGCTCCCGCCAGCTCTGAGCCGCATGGGTAAAAAACTCGTTATTTAGTGCACTGCTGCTGAGACGCAACAGGCCATCTGTCCCCACCTAGAAGGATCAAGGGGGAGAAATCctaataaataaacttaaaagagAACAGAAGCCCACCCAGAGAGAGGCAAAGGGGAGGCTGCCCATGTGCACCTGTCTGTCTACTtcaggcaggaggaagaggagctgcTGCTGGAAGTGTGATGGTAAGGCATGGAAGGTCCGAGAGTTGATCAGGGCACGGAGGTTGGTGTTGACAAGAATGGACCCAGGTGTCTCAAAATCTATTTCTTCCCCTCTGTTGCGCTTCATTTGACCTATCATTTTTGAAGCAAGAAGAAGCAAGGTATggatttcagctttttaaaagaaaaaagcaaataccTACTGATGGGAAAACTTTGGTGACAGCACCCAAGCTACCCAGAAGTTATCTGCACACAATCTGCTCAATTGTCCAGTCCATCCTAACCTGTATATTCTTTCCAGGTTTTGGGATTGCATCCCCTCAGACAAAACTCTGTACCGTGCTGTGTCACAGCCTGAAAAGGACACTTCCCGCAGAAAATCAGGCAAGGAGCAGGTTCTGAGCTTCCCTCCAAAGCTGGAGAACAGGCTCCACAAAGCTCAACTGGAGAAATCATGGAAATTGTCTAAAAGTAAATCTAGTTAGTATACTAAAGAAAAATCtgcagaagccttctgtgaatgGGCTGGAGAGGGATGATCTCCATGCAGAAATGTACTAAGGACTGTTCAAAGCCAACTGAGATGCTAATACCTCTCACAGAAGCCTCAGCAAATGCTACTTTTATCTGAAAAACTAACTAGGACTAGAGACCTGTGACACCTTAGATTGAGCACTGCTGATGAGCTGGAAAAGCAGCAAGACAGCAAACCTAGTTCTCACATGGGCAAAGGTTTACTCTAATTCTCAGAAGCAAAAGCTTGTCTTCTTAATGGTttcatctacaaaaaaaaccagCATGTGGGTCATTAAGAATTAAATCCTGAAATAGCAAAGAGCATACTAATATTGCAAATAACTCTAAtgcgggtggggtggggtgaggggtgggaggtATAGATAATAGCACTACTGAATTTGTTTGCATCCCCAAAATTCAACACATGCTTCCACTCGACATACTGACTAGGTTGTAAAAAAGGGAGTGTCTGATACAGACTACAGATGTTGGGAACAAACGTGGCAAGATGCTACCGAAGAGAGAAAAGGGGTGTTGGAATTCTTCACTGAGAAGCTCAGAAGCAGTTTTCACTCACTCAAACACTTACTACGCAGTACAAGACAGGCACAGACTAAGCCCACAGGGACATATAAGAAACAATTGTGGCATCATCTCTGCCTGAAAGGACTTCTCACAGTCTAGCAGAGAGCTACAAATGAAATAACCaaattacaaagtaaaaataaacaaaaaatagaggGCCACccaagaagtaaaaataaactgGTAAAGGAATTGGAATAGAAGACATCATCTTCTCACTAGGCCTGCAGGGGCCCCCTTTACAGGCAGAGAAATAAGTGCCAAGCCACTCACCTGTGGCTGGCTTCCGGAAGCCTCTCAGGAGCGGGGCAGGGTCCTGGGTGACCTCGGCCTGGCCATGAATAGCAGCGCTGCCCAGGGCCAGAgagccgctgctgctgctggacGGGCTGCCGCTCTCGCCATCAGCGTGGCAGCCCGAGAACCCTGAAGGCACAGCATTCCACTGGTCAAAAGTATCACAAGCCGCGCCCATGGCTCTCAGACAAGCTCACTTCTCCCAACTCTTCCTGAGATGCTGCCAGCAATACTGGG of Symphalangus syndactylus isolate Jambi chromosome 24, NHGRI_mSymSyn1-v2.1_pri, whole genome shotgun sequence contains these proteins:
- the ASXL1 gene encoding polycomb group protein ASXL1 isoform X4 gives rise to the protein MTPKQILQVIEAEGLKEMSVIIVLYFCFYGLFPIMLLSALLLDHFAYRSGTSPLACLNAMLHSNSRGGEGLFYKLPGRISLFTLKKDALQWSRHPATVEGEEPEDTADVESCGSNEASTVSGENDVSLDETSSNASCSTESQSRPLSNPRDSYRASSQANKQKKKTGVMLPRVVLTPLKVNGAHVESASGFSGCHADGESGSPSSSSSGSLALGSAAIHGQAEVTQDPAPLLRGFRKPATGQMKRNRGEEIDFETPGSILVNTNLRALINSRTFHALPSHFQQQLLFLLPEVDRQVGTDGLLRLSSSALNNEFFTHAAQSWRERLADGEFTHEMQVRIRQEMEKEKKVEQWKEKFFEDYYGQKLGLTKEESLQQNVGQEEAEIKSGLCVPGESVRTQRGPATRQRDGHFKKRSRPDLRTRARRNLYKKQEPEQAGVAKDAKSVASDVPLYKDGEAKTDPAGLSSPHVPGTSSAAPDPEGPRFPVESVASWIQAEPDNLARASASPDRIPSLPQETVDQEPKDQKRKSFEQAASASFPEKKPRLEDRQSFRNTIESVHTEKPQPTKEEPKVPPIRIQLSRIKPPWVVKGQPTYQICPRIIPTTESSCRGWTGARTLADIKARALQVRGARGHHCHREAATTAIGGGGGPGGGGGGATDEGGGRGGSSGDGGEACGHSEPRGGPSTHGKCTSDLQRTQLLPPYPLNGEHTQAGTAMSRARREDLPSLRKEESCLLQRATVGLTDGLGDASQLPIAPTGDQPCQALPPLSSQTSVAERLVEQPQLHPDVRTECESGTTSWESDDEERGPTVLADNGLIPSLVGDDTLEKGTGQALDSHPTMKDPVNVTPSSTPESSPTDCLQNRPFDDELGLGGSCPPMRESDTRQENLKTKALISNSSVHWIPISSNDEVVKQPEPESREHVPSVEPQVGEEWEKAAPTPPALPGDLTAEEGLDPPDSLTSLWTVPSRGGNDSTGSYCQQVDIEKLKINGDSEALSPHSESTDTASDFEGHLTEDSSEADTSEAAVTKGSSVDKDEKPNWNQSASLSKVNGDLCLVTRTDGMVASQSWVSRVCAVRQKIPDSLLLANTEYQPRAVCLSRPGSSVEATNSLVMQLLQGNLPLEKVLPPAHNDSMSESPQVPLTKEQSHGSLRMGSLHGLGKNSGMVGGSSPSSLRALKEPLLPDSCETGTGLARIEATQAPGAPQKNSRAVPSFDSLHPVTNPITSSRKLEEMDSKEQFSSFSCEDQKEVCAMSQDSNSNAAPGKSPGDLATSRTPRFSSPNVISFGPEQTGRALGDQSNVTGQGKKLFGSGNVAATLQRPRPADPMSLPAEIPPVFPSGKLGPSTNSMSGGVQTPREDWAPKPHASVGSVKNEKTFVGGPLKANAENRKATGHSPLELMGHLQGMPFVMDLPFWKLPREPGKGLSEPLEPSSLPSQLSIKQAFYGKLSKLQLSSTSFNYSSSSPTFPKGLAGSVVQLSHKANFGASHSASLSLQMFTDSSTVESISLQCACSLKAMIMCQGCGAFCHDDCIGPSKLCVLCLVVR